The following are encoded together in the Phenylobacterium sp. NIBR 498073 genome:
- a CDS encoding MFS transporter, whose amino-acid sequence MADVAVEAGKKPASLRTVVAASSAGTAFEWYDFFVFGSLTQVISKTFFSGLPDTAGYIAALALFGAGFLFRPLGALVFGRIGDKAGRKGAFLITVVLMGAATFAIGLLPTYAQVGLLAPALLVLMRIVQGFALGGEYGGAAIYVAEHAPADGRGQATGWVQTSAALGLFGALTVILVTRVVLGKFFGPEAFDEWGWRIPFLVSAGLLAISIWMRLKLSESPAFAKMKAEGTASKAPFAEAFGQWRNLKIVLLALVAVMFAQGAVWYTAFFYVQTFMERFLKVPPETINLLMLSATAVSAVGYVVFGWLSDKIGRKPVMLFGMALMLGAYFPGFHMLTQTLNPALSEAQARTPVVVVADPNDCSLQFDPVGKAAFLSSCDIAKSVLAGAGVSYDNEVGAAGAPAMVRIGSTTVHSASAAGLVGNTAKAAKAKVEGEIKAALAYAGYPSQADPDRMNLPGAFAVLLVFVIAATALYGPIAACLVELFPTRIRYTAMSLPYHIGTGWVGGFTPFTAFAIVAATGHVYAGLWYPFVFTLISVVVCLLLLPETRGRPLDQ is encoded by the coding sequence ATGGCGGACGTCGCCGTGGAAGCAGGCAAGAAACCTGCGTCGTTGCGCACCGTGGTGGCCGCCTCGTCGGCCGGCACCGCCTTCGAGTGGTACGACTTCTTCGTCTTCGGCAGCCTGACCCAGGTCATCTCCAAGACCTTCTTCTCGGGCCTGCCCGACACCGCCGGCTACATCGCCGCCCTGGCCCTGTTCGGGGCCGGCTTTCTGTTCCGCCCGCTGGGGGCGCTGGTGTTCGGGCGGATCGGCGACAAGGCCGGGCGCAAGGGGGCGTTCCTGATCACCGTGGTGCTGATGGGCGCGGCGACCTTCGCCATCGGCCTCTTGCCCACCTACGCCCAGGTCGGCCTGCTGGCCCCGGCGCTGCTGGTGCTGATGCGGATCGTCCAGGGCTTCGCGCTGGGCGGCGAATACGGCGGGGCGGCGATCTACGTCGCCGAGCATGCGCCGGCCGACGGCCGCGGCCAGGCGACCGGCTGGGTGCAGACCTCGGCCGCGCTCGGCCTGTTCGGGGCGCTGACGGTGATCCTGGTCACCCGCGTCGTCCTGGGGAAGTTCTTCGGTCCCGAAGCCTTCGACGAGTGGGGCTGGCGGATTCCGTTCCTGGTCTCGGCCGGGCTGCTGGCGATCTCGATCTGGATGCGGCTGAAGCTGTCGGAAAGCCCCGCCTTCGCCAAGATGAAGGCCGAGGGGACCGCCTCCAAGGCCCCGTTCGCCGAGGCCTTCGGCCAGTGGCGCAACCTCAAGATCGTACTGCTGGCCCTGGTGGCGGTGATGTTCGCGCAAGGGGCGGTCTGGTACACGGCGTTCTTCTACGTGCAGACCTTCATGGAGCGGTTCCTGAAGGTCCCGCCCGAGACCATCAACCTCCTGATGCTGTCGGCGACCGCGGTCAGCGCGGTCGGCTATGTCGTCTTCGGATGGCTGTCCGACAAGATCGGCCGCAAGCCGGTGATGCTGTTCGGCATGGCCTTGATGCTGGGCGCCTACTTCCCCGGCTTCCACATGCTGACCCAGACGCTGAACCCGGCGCTGTCGGAGGCCCAGGCCCGCACGCCGGTGGTGGTGGTCGCCGATCCCAACGACTGCTCGCTGCAGTTCGATCCGGTCGGCAAGGCCGCGTTCCTGTCCTCGTGCGACATCGCCAAGAGCGTGCTGGCCGGGGCCGGCGTCTCCTATGACAACGAGGTCGGGGCCGCGGGCGCGCCGGCGATGGTCCGGATCGGCTCCACCACCGTGCACTCGGCCAGCGCCGCCGGTCTGGTCGGCAACACCGCCAAGGCCGCCAAGGCCAAGGTCGAGGGAGAGATCAAGGCCGCCCTGGCCTATGCCGGCTATCCGTCGCAGGCCGATCCGGACCGGATGAACCTGCCCGGCGCGTTCGCGGTGCTGCTGGTCTTCGTGATCGCCGCCACCGCGCTCTACGGCCCGATCGCCGCCTGCCTGGTCGAGCTGTTCCCGACCCGCATCCGCTATACGGCGATGTCCCTGCCCTACCACATCGGCACCGGCTGGGTCGGCGGCTTCACCCCGTTCACCGCCTTCGCCATCGTGGCGGCGACCGGCCACGTCTATGCCGGGCTCTGGTACCCGTTCGTCTTCACCCTGATCTCGGTCGTGGTCTGCCTGCTGCTGCTGCCCGAGACCCGCGGTCGGCCGCTGGATCAGTAA
- a CDS encoding PAS domain S-box protein, with protein sequence MAARRTPQESAAIIEWLFENSREVMFVIGANKRFKLVNPTFERETGWAESEVVGQYARDFIHPGENASVESHLQRLKEHGFSDHASRIRAKDGGWRWFEGRAQLLPNGEMIGVVRNATRERERDARLVAAERTGQLLSQAAGIGTWSYEPEHDRIEWSQDILNLTGYRDDEIDDIDKVGAVLHPDEAGAIRTAVMEGILYGKAGSLEHRLKDKAGGWSHWRNTFRTEPRPGGEHALRGVMQDITELVQARDGAVRGQQQMLQLIESSPFAVAMFDRRLRYLVMSGAWREMFTRQGAEQIGLTLAQSFPRAPKRLASAMQRALDGDVTSRNEDRINDIDGARRWVRWQTRPWRDAKGRVQGVVCYVDDITPLAQARREAEVNARRLKLALNAADAGVYEIDHVQKTFWASPEFERMLGKGIKGYEEAQTLQFPRFHPDDLGHVRKAFRDIRDGHRAPGEAFEARAIGPSGEARWIRVFHQLSTDRQGRRLKGVGLVQDFDQRKRQELDLIAAQRAAQAAGEAKAAFLANMSHEIRTPMNGVMGVLHLLKSETLSDEGRRMLEEALSCGQMLAELLNDVIDFSKIEAGRLEMSPEALDPRALIEGVARLLRPQADAKNLKLVVDVDPAVGWVVSDPVRLRQALFNLVGNAVKFTLKGQITIRARLRPGPMTQMLRLEIADTGVGIPEAVQPRIFQRFDQGDASTTRKFGGSGLGLSITQKLAQMMGGGVGFASTEGVGSVFWLEVSAAPSEAAVAAEESSDAWLNGLRVLVVEDNPTNRMIATKLLEKLGAAVETAADGYLGVEAAGRGAFDLILMDVQMPGIDGLEAARRIRAIGGPVAATPIVALTANVLAHQRAAYLEAGMDGVVGKPISPAALLGEIARLAERGGAEASGETSTAVA encoded by the coding sequence ATGGCCGCAAGGCGGACACCGCAGGAGTCGGCGGCGATCATCGAGTGGCTGTTTGAAAACAGCCGCGAGGTGATGTTCGTCATCGGCGCGAACAAGAGGTTCAAGCTGGTCAATCCCACCTTCGAGCGGGAGACCGGCTGGGCTGAGTCCGAAGTCGTCGGCCAGTACGCGCGCGACTTCATCCATCCGGGCGAGAACGCCAGCGTCGAGTCGCACCTGCAGCGCCTGAAGGAGCACGGCTTCAGCGACCACGCCTCGCGCATTCGCGCCAAGGACGGCGGCTGGCGCTGGTTCGAGGGCCGCGCCCAGCTGCTGCCCAATGGCGAGATGATCGGGGTCGTGCGCAACGCCACCCGCGAGCGCGAGCGGGACGCGCGCCTGGTCGCCGCCGAACGCACCGGCCAGCTGTTGTCGCAGGCGGCCGGCATCGGCACCTGGTCCTACGAGCCGGAGCACGACCGGATCGAGTGGTCACAGGACATCCTCAATCTCACCGGCTATCGCGACGACGAGATCGACGACATCGACAAGGTCGGGGCCGTGCTGCACCCCGACGAGGCCGGCGCCATCCGCACGGCGGTCATGGAGGGCATTCTATACGGCAAGGCCGGATCGCTCGAGCACCGCCTGAAGGACAAGGCCGGCGGCTGGTCGCACTGGCGCAACACCTTCCGCACCGAGCCCCGCCCCGGCGGCGAACACGCCCTGCGCGGGGTGATGCAGGACATCACCGAGCTGGTGCAGGCCCGCGACGGCGCCGTCCGCGGCCAGCAGCAGATGCTGCAGCTGATCGAGAGCTCGCCGTTCGCGGTGGCGATGTTCGACCGGCGCCTGCGCTATCTGGTGATGAGCGGCGCCTGGCGCGAAATGTTCACCCGCCAAGGCGCCGAGCAGATCGGGCTGACTCTGGCCCAGTCCTTCCCGCGCGCGCCCAAGCGGCTGGCGAGCGCCATGCAGCGCGCCCTGGACGGCGACGTGACCAGCCGTAACGAAGACCGGATCAACGACATCGACGGCGCGCGCCGCTGGGTTCGCTGGCAGACGCGACCCTGGCGCGACGCCAAGGGCCGGGTGCAAGGCGTGGTCTGCTATGTCGACGACATCACCCCGCTGGCCCAGGCGCGCCGCGAGGCCGAGGTCAACGCCCGGCGCCTGAAGCTGGCGCTGAACGCCGCCGACGCCGGCGTCTACGAGATCGACCACGTCCAGAAGACATTCTGGGCCAGCCCCGAGTTCGAGCGGATGCTGGGCAAGGGCATCAAGGGCTACGAGGAAGCCCAGACCCTGCAGTTCCCACGCTTCCACCCGGACGACCTGGGCCATGTCCGCAAGGCGTTCCGCGACATCCGCGACGGCCACCGGGCGCCGGGCGAAGCATTCGAGGCCCGCGCCATCGGCCCGTCCGGCGAGGCGCGCTGGATCCGCGTCTTCCACCAACTGTCGACCGACCGCCAGGGTCGCAGGCTGAAGGGCGTGGGCCTGGTCCAGGACTTCGACCAGCGCAAGCGCCAGGAGCTGGACCTGATCGCCGCCCAGCGCGCCGCCCAGGCGGCCGGGGAGGCCAAGGCCGCCTTCCTGGCCAATATGAGCCACGAGATCCGCACGCCGATGAACGGCGTCATGGGCGTGCTTCACCTGCTGAAATCCGAGACCCTGTCTGACGAGGGCCGGCGGATGCTGGAGGAGGCGCTGTCCTGCGGCCAGATGCTCGCCGAGCTGCTCAACGACGTCATCGACTTCTCGAAGATCGAGGCCGGACGGCTGGAGATGTCGCCCGAGGCGCTCGACCCGCGCGCCCTGATCGAGGGCGTGGCGCGGCTGCTGCGGCCCCAGGCCGACGCCAAGAACCTGAAGCTGGTGGTCGACGTCGATCCAGCCGTCGGCTGGGTGGTGTCCGATCCGGTGCGGCTGCGCCAGGCGTTGTTCAACCTGGTCGGCAACGCGGTGAAGTTCACCCTGAAGGGCCAGATCACCATCCGCGCCCGGCTGCGGCCGGGGCCGATGACCCAGATGCTGCGGCTGGAGATCGCCGACACCGGCGTCGGCATCCCCGAGGCCGTGCAGCCGCGGATCTTCCAGCGTTTCGACCAGGGCGACGCCTCGACCACCCGCAAGTTCGGCGGCTCGGGCCTGGGCCTGTCGATCACCCAGAAGCTGGCTCAGATGATGGGCGGCGGGGTCGGCTTCGCCTCGACCGAGGGGGTCGGCTCGGTGTTCTGGCTGGAGGTTTCGGCCGCGCCGTCCGAGGCCGCAGTCGCCGCCGAGGAGAGCAGCGACGCCTGGCTCAACGGCCTACGGGTGCTGGTGGTCGAGGACAACCCGACCAATCGCATGATCGCCACCAAGCTGCTCGAGAAATTGGGCGCGGCGGTCGAGACCGCCGCCGACGGCTATCTCGGCGTCGAGGCCGCCGGCCGCGGGGCCTTCGACCTGATCCTGATGGACGTGCAGATGCCCGGCATTGACGGGCTGGAGGCCGCGCGCCGCATTCGCGCGATCGGCGGGCCCGTGGCCGCCACCCCGATCGTCGCCCTCACCGCCAACGTCCTGGCCCACCAGCGCGCCGCCTATCTGGAAGCCGGCATGGACGGCGTGGTCGGCAAGCCGATTTCCCCGGCCGCCCTGCTCGGCGAGATCGCCCGGCTGGCTGAACGCGGAGGCGCCGAGGCGTCTGGCGAAACCTCCACCGCGGTGGCCTGA
- a CDS encoding acyl-CoA dehydrogenase, translating into MALDTSDQQKTFNWEDPLDLASRLTEEERMVWESARAYAREKLLPRVVSAFAEERFDREIMSEMGALGFLGATLPEQYGGAGVSHVAYGLIAREIEAIDSGYRSAMSVQSSLVMYPIYAFGSEEQKMKYLPGMARGAIVGCFGLTEADGGSDPASMRTVARQVDGGYVLNGAKMWITNAPISDVCLVWAKLDGVIRGFLVDRGSKGLETPKILNKLSLRASITGEIALSDVFVPEDQMLPNVSGLRGPFSCLNKARYGISWGAMGAAEFCLHASRDYTLTRKVFGKPLAARQLVQKKLADMQTEIALGFEGALALGRLLDQGAWVPEAISLMKRNNCGKALAIAREARDIHGGNGISGDYHVMRHAANLETVNTYEGAHDVHALILGRAITGENAF; encoded by the coding sequence ATGGCCCTCGACACCAGCGACCAGCAGAAGACCTTCAACTGGGAAGACCCGCTGGACCTGGCCTCGCGCCTCACCGAGGAAGAGCGGATGGTGTGGGAGAGCGCCCGCGCCTACGCCCGCGAGAAGCTGCTGCCGCGCGTGGTCTCGGCCTTCGCCGAGGAACGCTTCGACCGCGAGATCATGAGCGAGATGGGCGCGCTGGGCTTCCTCGGCGCGACCCTGCCCGAGCAGTACGGCGGCGCCGGCGTCAGCCACGTGGCCTACGGGCTGATCGCCCGCGAGATCGAGGCGATCGACTCTGGCTACCGCTCGGCGATGAGCGTGCAGTCCTCGCTGGTCATGTACCCGATCTACGCCTTCGGCTCGGAAGAGCAGAAGATGAAGTACCTGCCCGGCATGGCCCGCGGCGCGATCGTCGGCTGCTTCGGCCTGACCGAGGCCGACGGCGGCTCCGACCCGGCCTCGATGCGCACGGTGGCCAGACAAGTCGACGGCGGCTACGTGCTGAACGGCGCCAAGATGTGGATCACCAACGCTCCGATCAGCGACGTCTGCCTGGTCTGGGCCAAGCTGGACGGCGTGATCCGCGGCTTCCTGGTCGACCGCGGCTCCAAGGGCCTCGAGACCCCGAAGATCCTCAACAAGCTGTCCCTGCGCGCCTCGATCACCGGCGAGATCGCGCTCAGCGACGTGTTCGTGCCGGAAGACCAGATGCTGCCGAACGTCAGCGGCCTGCGCGGTCCGTTCTCGTGCCTGAACAAGGCCCGCTACGGCATCAGCTGGGGCGCGATGGGCGCGGCCGAGTTTTGCCTGCACGCCTCCAGAGACTACACCCTGACCCGCAAGGTGTTCGGCAAGCCGCTGGCCGCGCGCCAGCTGGTCCAGAAGAAGCTGGCCGACATGCAGACCGAAATCGCCCTGGGCTTCGAGGGCGCGCTGGCGCTGGGCCGCCTGCTCGACCAGGGCGCCTGGGTGCCGGAAGCGATCAGCCTGATGAAGCGCAACAACTGCGGCAAGGCCCTGGCCATCGCCCGCGAGGCCCGCGACATCCACGGCGGCAACGGCATTTCCGGCGACTATCATGTGATGCGCCACGCGGCGAACCTGGAGACCGTCAACACCTACGAAGGCGCCCACGACGTCCACGCCCTGATCCTGGGCCGCGCCATCACCGGCGAGAACGCCTTCTAG
- a CDS encoding enoyl-CoA hydratase-related protein — MAYETITYETRGQIGILTLSRPDKLNAISAELRRDLEAGLVAAQGDDAVRALVLTGAGRGFCSGADLTGPTPERDGPPSQSERLDEEAWMGRWARLLRDFDKPLIGAINGVCAGAGMAWALACDVRIGSEHARFKTTFAERAISPDSGLSFLLPRIVGYASAADLIFTSRMVLADEALKLGLLNRLTAHDTLLDEAIAYGEQMAQWPPLAIRMAKRVLQTNMESDFVSAVKYESVGLAHARRAVNDVKESAASFREKRKGVYTGT; from the coding sequence ATGGCCTACGAGACGATCACCTACGAGACCCGCGGCCAGATCGGGATCCTCACCCTAAGCCGTCCCGACAAACTCAACGCCATCTCGGCCGAGCTGCGGCGCGACCTTGAGGCGGGGTTGGTCGCGGCGCAGGGCGACGACGCCGTCCGCGCCCTGGTGCTGACCGGGGCCGGGCGCGGCTTCTGTTCAGGCGCCGACCTGACCGGGCCGACTCCTGAGCGCGACGGGCCGCCGTCGCAGAGCGAGCGGCTGGACGAAGAGGCCTGGATGGGGCGTTGGGCGCGCCTGCTGCGCGACTTCGACAAGCCGCTGATCGGCGCGATCAACGGCGTCTGCGCCGGAGCCGGCATGGCCTGGGCCCTGGCCTGCGACGTGCGCATCGGCTCGGAGCACGCGCGGTTCAAGACCACCTTCGCCGAGCGGGCGATCTCGCCGGACTCCGGCCTGTCGTTCCTGCTGCCGAGGATCGTCGGCTACGCCAGCGCCGCCGACCTGATCTTCACCAGCCGCATGGTGCTGGCCGACGAAGCGCTGAAGCTCGGCCTTCTCAACCGCCTCACGGCGCACGATACGCTGCTGGACGAGGCGATCGCCTACGGGGAACAGATGGCCCAGTGGCCGCCCCTGGCCATCCGGATGGCCAAGCGCGTGCTGCAGACCAACATGGAGTCCGACTTCGTCAGCGCCGTGAAGTACGAGTCCGTCGGCCTGGCCCACGCCCGCCGCGCCGTGAACGACGTCAAGGAGTCGGCTGCCTCGTTCCGCGAGAAGCGCAAAGGCGTCTACACGGGCACGTAA